One segment of Papaver somniferum cultivar HN1 unplaced genomic scaffold, ASM357369v1 unplaced-scaffold_81, whole genome shotgun sequence DNA contains the following:
- the LOC113345250 gene encoding uncharacterized protein LOC113345250 — MGKHPCIVWAPILWGKCLVLFTRNNKKSKLSKVDNESVHEGHPIPDLPFHIITNILLRLPAKSLFQLRHHTSSTDLLYDLTTDPYFMRAHLDQARSTPTIVVRSLSQPIDNCIELFLFDDKAEYVEATSFDLSSYGEERPTDLWGSYDGFLLFTSQARHLWQFCIWNPITKEQVIVTSPSRLLSVCGFYFHPCKKEYEVVVCRYTARKFNFQILNLRTKHRRSVGSGSYPPSTKRPPVFINGTFYWMVDWLAYFISNNCVLPSLSDAILSFNIETEEFSTMESAVPCNYTPTQRRYPGNEFQLFDLEGELSLFDPSSRTEVVIWVFNNNTKRWYKKHSVISPYHDQKWYFYSYFTEFEYIKMKGEFIAYHCWGTRKPYIYNVSSGTWKLFEIKGFERDCTTTIHTQSLVSLDAADSVIPLENIDV; from the coding sequence ATGGGTAAACATCCATGTATCGTTTGGGCTCCAATTCTATGGGGTAAGTGTCTTGTTTTATTTACGAGAAATAATAAGAAATCCAAGTTATCAAAAGTTGACAATGAATCTGTTCACGAGGGACATCCTATCCCTGATCTTCCTTTTCATATCATCACCAACATACTTCTTAGACTTCCTGCAAAGTCCCTCTTCCAGTTGAGGCACCATACTAGCTCAACTGACTTGTTATATGATTTAACCACGGATCCGTACTTTATGCGCGCACACCTAGACCAAGCCCGATCTACTCCAACCATTGTTGTGCGATCTCTTTCGCAACCCATTGACAATTGCATAgagctttttctttttgatgataAAGCTGAGTACGTTGAGGCTACAAGCTTCGATCTTAGTTCATATGGCGAGGAACGCCCAACTGATCTCTGGGGTTCATATGATGGGTTTCTTTTATTCACAAGCCAAGCCAGGCATTTATGGCAATTCTGTATTTGGAACCCGATCACAAAAGAACAAGTAATCGTCACCTCGCCAAGTCGTCTTTTATCTGTCTGTGGattttacttccatccatgtAAAAAGGAGTACGAAGTGGTTGTATGTCGCTATACTGCACGAAAATTCAACTTTCAGATTCTTAATTTAAGAACTAAGCATAGAAGAAGTGTTGGTAGCGGCTCTTACCCTCCAAGTACAAAAAGACCGCCTGTATTTATCAACGGGACGTTTTACTGGATGGTGGATTGGTTAGCTTATTTCATATCGAACAACTGTGTTCTCCCTAGCCTATCAGACGCAATATTATCATTCAAtattgaaaccgaggagtttagtACCATGGAATCTGCTGTGCCATGTAATTATACTCCAACGCAAAGAAGATACCCAGGAAATGAGTTTCAACTTTTCGATTTGGAAGGCGAATTGAGTCTATTCGATCCTTCTTCAAGAACTGAAGTGGTCATATGGGTGTTTAACAACAATACCAAACGTTGGTATAAGAAACACTCAGTGATTAGTCCCTATCACGACCAAAAGTGGTATTTCTACTCGTACTTCACCGAATTTGAATACATCAAGATGAAAGGAGAATTCATAGCATATCACTGCTGGGGTACAAGAAAACCATATATTTACAATGTAAGTTCTGGAACTTGGAAGCTGTTTGAAATTAAGGGATTTGAAAGAGATTGCACAACAACAATTCATACTCAAAGTCTTGTCTCTTTGGATGCTGCAGATTCAGTTATACCACTAGAAAATATTGATGTATAA